One region of Oryza sativa Japonica Group chromosome 10, ASM3414082v1 genomic DNA includes:
- the LOC4349221 gene encoding protein PAM68, chloroplastic, giving the protein MAALLHQTPLQPPQTTTRPHPWTHTSTTNLSPPHVALPQRRRAPLRRLQAAGSGGAIGSSAVTDTESTTTAKSPSKKKSRKEKQRMRRQEKEQEQRQMVLEALDVKSGGEVDEDDDELPQPVFDRILRRIMFMVGVPMASGVGLLNLYGALERGRGVAVPSWLPLLTILVAFGTSALGIAFGTLSASWDPEKEGSLLGLEEARANWPVLWEEEIEKAKKKK; this is encoded by the coding sequence ATGGCAGCCTTGCTCCACCAGACACCACTCCAGCCACCTCAAACCACCACGAGACCGCACCCGTGGACGCACACCTCCACAACCAACCTCTCGCCGCCTCACGTGGCACTCCCCCAGCGACGGCGAGCCCCACTCCGGCGGCTACAagccgccggcagcggcggcgccatcggCTCCTCCGCCGTCACGGACACCGAGAGCACCACCACAGCCAAATCGCCTTCCAAGAAGAAGAGCcgcaaggagaagcagcggaTGCGGCGGCAGGAGAAGGAGCAGGAGCAGCGGCAGATGGTGCTGGAAGCGCTGGACGTCaagagcggcggcgaggtggacgaggacgacgacgagctgcCGCAGCCGGTGTTCGACCGCATCCTCCGCCGGATCATGTTCATGGTCGGCGTCCCGATGGCGTCCGGCGTCGGGCTGCTCAACCTGTACGGCGCGCTGGAGCGCGGCCGGGGCGTCGCCGTGCCGTCGTGGCTGCCGCTGCTGACCATCCTCGTCGCCTTCGGCACGTCGGCGCTGGGGATCGCCTTCGGGACGCTGTCGGCGAGCTGGGACCCGGAGAAGGAAGGGTCGCTGCTCGGGCTGGAAGAGGCCCGAGCCAACTGGCCCGTGCTGTGGGAGGAAGAAATCGAGAAGgccaagaagaagaaatga
- the LOC4349224 gene encoding beta-carotene hydroxylase 2, chloroplastic, which produces MAVARLVVITPAVLLGRTARVSPSAVPRLRPIVAGRRAVAAPTRAVLGDGAGVGGEEDAVVAVVEEDAVARRAARKRSERRTYLVAAVMSSLGFTSMAAAAVYYRFAWQMEAGGGDVPATEMVGTFALSVGAAVGMEFWARWAHRALWHASLWHMHESHHRPRDGPFELNDVFAIANAAPAISLLAYGLLNRGLLPGLCFGAGLGITLFGMAYMFVHDGLVHRRFPVGPIENVPYFRRVAAAHQIHHTDKFEGVPYGLFLGPKELEEVGGTEELDKEIKKRIKRKEAMDAIR; this is translated from the exons ATGGCCGTCGCGAGGCTGGTGGTCATCacccccgccgtcctcctcggccGCACCGCCCGCGTCTCGCCGTCGGCGGTGCCGCGGCTGCGGCccatcgtcgccggccgccgcgccgtggcggcgcccACACGCGCCGTCCTGGGAGACGGGGCGggtgtcggcggcgaggaggatgcggtggtggcggtggtggaggaggacgcggtcgcccggcgcgcggcgaggaagCGGTCGGAGCGGCGCACGTacctggtggcggcggtgatgtCCAGCCTCGGGTTCacgtccatggccgccgccgccgtctactACCGCTTCGCCTGGCAAATGGAG gccggcggcggcgacgttccGGCGACGGAGATGGTCGGCACGTTCGCGTTGTcggtgggggcggcggtggggatggaGTTCTGGGCGCGGTGGGCGCACCGGGCGCTGTGGCACGCGTCGCTGTGGCACATGCACGAGTCGCACCACCGCCCGCGCGACGGCCCGTTCGAGCTCAACGACGTCTTCGCCATCGCCAACGCCGCCCcggccatctccctcctcgcctaCGGCCTCCTCAaccgcggcctcctccccggCCTCTGCTTCGGCGCG GGGCTTGGGATTACGCTGTTCGGGATGGCGTACATGTTCGTCCACGACGGCCTGGTCCACCGGCGCTTCCCCGTGGGGCCCATCGAGAACGTGCCCTACTTCCGCCGAGTTGCTGCCGCCCACCAG ATACATCACACGGACAAGTTCGAAGGCGTGCCCTACGGCCTGTTCCTCGGACCCAAG GAGTTGGAGGAGGTGGGTGGGACTGAGGAGCTGGACAAGGAGATCAAGAAGAGGATCAAGAGGAAGGAGGCCATGGACGCCATCAGATGA
- the LOC4349220 gene encoding C-terminal binding protein AN, which yields MLHGPAHSPPPAAAAVAVAGGGGGEPLVVTLNCLEDPSMEQEVLAGAAAVEHAPLSALSSGRVEAAAAVLLTSLAFLPRAAQRRLRPWQLILCLGSPDRAADAAVAAELGLRLVHVDANRAEEVADTVMALFLGLLRRTHLLSRHASSYSAPPAGWLGSVQPLCRGMRRCRGLVLGIVGVNAAARCLATRSLAFSMSVLYFDPLHEANGKTKRPSILFPSAARRMDTLNDLLTASDLVSLHCALTNDTTHILNAERLQHIKPGAFIVNTGSCQLIDDCALKQLLIDGTIAGCALDGAEGPQWMEAWVREMPNVLILPRSADYSEEVWIEIREKALAILQSFFYDGVVPNNALSDDEEEITEAGCEDDQLAKQAKEQVCDGGQQTDESQLTLECDKRRAISHSEEPQASGQSQNRENVVPRSEGRRSRSGKKGKKRPARRKSQQKRDELLSTLEGGSNYSSRMDDDTVTSGKDQVLSSSSRFASPEDCKTKLRSSAEFPMEIISENKLTAGLSIKPLERLKDGFVVALRTRDNSGFHVARERVAGVGWYLDVVSKATKRDPAAQFLITFRNKDTMGLRSFVAGGKLLQVNKTMELVFASYSFDVWESWTLEGSLLDCCKLVNRKIPSVVLEVYIEILAAVSEEDGVTRWLD from the exons ATGCTGCACGGCCCGGCCCAttcgcctccgccggccgccgccgccgtcgccgtcgccggcggcggcggcggggagccgcTGGTGGTGACGCTCAACTGCCTGGAGGACCCGTCGATGGAGCAGGAGGTGctcgcgggggcggcggcggtggagcacgCCCCGCTCTCCGCGCTTTCATCCGGGCgcgtcgaggccgccgccgccgtgctcctcaCCTCGCTCGCGTTCCTCCCGCGCGCCGCGCAGCGGCGGCTCCGCCCCTGGCAGCTGATCCTCTGCCTCGGTTCCCCCGACCGCGCCGCggacgccgccgtggccgcggaGCTCGGGCTCCGCCTGGTCCACGTCGACGCCAACCGCGCCGAGGAGGTAGCCGACACCGTCATGGCGCTcttcctcggcctcctccgccgcacccaCCTGCTGTCCCGCCACGCCTCCTCCTactccgcgccgcccgccgggtGGCTCGGCTCCGTCCAGCCGCTCTGCCGCGGAATGCGGCGCTGCCGTGGGCTAGTGCTTGGTATCGTCGGGGTCAACGCCGCCGCGCGATGCCTCGCCACCCGCAGCCTCGCGTTCAGTATGAGCGTGCTCTACTTCGATCCGCTCCATGAG GCTAATGGGAAAACAAAGCGGCCTTCTATTTTATTTCCTTCTGCTGCCAGAAGAATGGATACTCTCAATGATTTATTGACAGCAAGTGATCTTGTTTCACTTCACTGTGCGTTAACAAATGATACAACACATATACTCAATGCCGAGCGTCTGCAGCACATAAAACCTG GAGCTTTCATAGTCAATACCGGTAGCTGTCAACTGATAGATGACTGTGCACTCAAACAACTCTTAATTGATGGCACTATAGCTGGGTGCGCATTGGATGGTGCTGAAGGTCCACAATGGATGGAAGCATGG GTGCGTGAGATGCCGAATGTATTAATTCTTCCTCGAAGTGCAGATTACAGTGAAGAAGTGTGGATTGAAATCAGAGAAAAGGCACTCGCAATATTGCAATCCTTTTTCTATGATGGTGTTGTTCCAAACAATGCTCTttctgatgatgaagaagaaataacTGAAGCTGGATGTGAGGATGATCAGCTAGCAAAACAGGCAAAAGAACAGGTTTGCGATGGTGGACAGCAGACAGATGAAAGTCAGTTAACTTTAGAATGTGACAAGAGAAGAGCCATTTCCCACTCTGAGGAGCCCCAAGCTTCAGGGCAGTCTCAAAACAGAGAAAATGTTGTGCCCAGATCAGAAGGAAGGCGCAGCCGATCtggaaagaaagggaaaaagagaCCTGCTCGCCGCAAATCACAACAGAAAAGGGACGAATTGTTGTCAACTTTAGAAGGTGGAAGTAATTACTCCTCACGTATGGATGATGATACTGTAACGAGTGGCAAGGATCAAGTGTTAAGTTCCAGTTCACGATTTGCTTCCCCTGAGGATTGTAAAACCAAGCTGAGATCTTCTGCCGAATTTCCAATGGAAATAATTTCTGAAAATAAACTGACTGCAGGGCTTAGTATAAAACCTCTTGAGAGATTGAAAGATGGCTTCGTTGTTGCCCTAAGGACCAGGGATAATTCAGGGTTTCATGTTGCAAGAGAAAGAGTTGCAGGAGTTGGGTGGTATCTTGATGTTGTGTCAAAAGCTACAAAGAGGGATCCTGCTGCTCAGTTTCTAATTACTTTTAGAAACAAG GATACTATGGGCTTGCGATCTTTTGTTGCTGGTGGCAAGTTATTGCAG GTTAATAAGACTATGGAGCTTGTATTTGCGAGCTATTCTTTTGATGTTTGGGAGAGCTGGACGCTGGAGGGGTCTTTACTGGATTGTTGCAAGTTGGTCAACCGCAAAATTCCTTCG GTTGTATTGGAGGTCTATATTGAAATCCTCGCAGCTGTGAGTGAAGAAGATGGTGTCACTAGATGGCTAGATTGA
- the LOC9270649 gene encoding probable serine/threonine-protein kinase At1g01540 isoform X2: protein MSQPNRPREASTPPPPRAAMATRVKPPPPSRPVVAKSPPRRQPHPPPPPPPPLPRHALHRQHEREGEATMSVWSVGFINARLSQRTPVLGLRLWVLVAAGAAAAVVLALLIVVCLCRRCRRRRCSRLAPAPPHHGRSNRSLKQQQSMVSDKDIEEAARWPPPPSFQPPIEVIKAEQTAPLIMVEAARTSGETATSSGGSTRGWSTESGGSDAAEPEASRRGWGRRYTRRELEEATNRFAAENVLGEGGYGVVYKGILRDNTAVAIKNLHNNRGQAEKDFKVEVATIGRVRHKNLVSLLGYCEGACRLLVYEYMENSNLDKWLHHGDDEISPLTWDMRMHILLGTARGLAYLHEGLEPKIVHRDVKSSNILLDRHWNARVSDFGLAKLLCSERSYVTTRVMGTFGYVAPEYARTGMLNERSDVYSFGVLIMEIISGRTPVDYTRPAPEVNLVEWLKRMVAERRVEEVVDPRLPETPPPKVLKRAVLAALRCVDPDGGQRPTMGHVVHMLEDDLKFRDELQLARDLSPHASDSYEYEL from the exons ATGAGCCAACCAAACCGACCACGAGAAgcttccacgccgccgccgccgcgcgcggccatggcgacccgtgtgaagccgccgccgccgtcgcgccccgTCGTCGCCAAGAGCCCCCCGCGCCGCcagccgcacccgccgccgccgccgccgccgccgctgccgcgccacgCGCTCCATCGGCAGCACGAgcgggagggggaggcgacGATGTCCGTGTGGAGCGTGGGGTTCATCAACGCCAGGCTGTCGCAGCGCACCCCCGTGCTCGGCCTCCGCCTCTGGGTCCTCGTcgctgccggcgccgcggcggccgtcgtCCTCGCGCTCCTCATCGTCGTCTGCCTCtgccggcgctgccgccgccggagatgcTCCCGCCTGGCCCCGGCTCCGCCGCACCACGGGAGGAGCAACCGGTCTCTCAAGCAGCAGCAGTCGATGGTGTCGGACAAGGACATCGAGGAGGCCGCCCGCtggcccccgccgccgtcgttccagcCGCCGATAGAGGTCATCAAGGCGGAGCAGACGGCGCCCCTGATCATGGTGGAGGCCGCGAGGACGAGCGGCGAGAcggcgacgagcagcggcgGGAGCACGCGCGGGTGGAGCACCgagagcggcggcagcgacgcggCGGAGCCCGAGGCGTCGCGGCGAGGGTGGGGACGGCGGTACACGCGCCGGGAGCTGGAGGAGGCCACGAACAGGTTCGCCGCCGAGAACGTGCTCGGCGAGGGCGGCTACGGCGTGGTCTACAAGGGCATCCTCCGCGACAACACCGCCGTCGCCATTAAGAATCTCCACAACAACAG GGGACAGGCAGAGAAGGATTTCAAGGTGGAGGTCGCGACGATCGGGCGTGTTCGGCACAAGAATCTGGTCAGCTTACTGGGGTATTGCGAGGGAGCTTGCAG GTTGCTTGTTTATGAGTATATGGAGAACAGCAATCTTGATAAGTGGCTGCACCATGGTGACGATGAAATCAGTCCACTCACCTGGGATATGAGAATGCATATACTTCTTGGAACAGCCAGAGG GTTGGCTTACCTTCACGAAGGCCTGGAGCCCAAGATTGTTCACCGAGACGTCAAATCCAGCAACATTCTTCTCGACCGGCACTGGAACGCCAGAGTATCAGATTTCGGGCTGGCCAAGCTCCTGTGCTCGGAGAGGTCCTACGTTACAACTCGTGTCATGGGAACATTTGG GTACGTTGCGCCTGAGTACGCAAGAACTGGGATGCTAAACGAGAGGAGCGACGTCTATAGCTTCGGGGTGCTCATCATGGAGATCATATCAGGCAGAACTCCTGTGGATTACACTAGGCCAGCACCAGAG GTGAACTTGGTTGAGTGGCTGAAGCGCATGGTCGCCGAGAggagggtggaggaggtggtggaccCCAGGCTGCCGGAGACGCCGCCGCCCAAGGTGCTGAagcgcgccgtcctcgccgcgctccggTGCGTCGACCCCGACGGCGGCCAGAGACCAACCATGGGGCACGTCGTCCATATGCTCGAAGATGACCTCAAATTCAGAGAT GAACTGCAGCTTGCGCGGGATCTGTCGCCTCACGCATCCGACAGTTACGAGTACGAGCTGTGA
- the LOC9270649 gene encoding probable serine/threonine-protein kinase At1g01540 isoform X1 produces the protein MSQPNRPREASTPPPPRAAMATRVKPPPPSRPVVAKSPPRRQPHPPPPPPPPLPRHALHRQHEREGEATMSVWSVGFINARLSQRTPVLGLRLWVLVAAGAAAAVVLALLIVVCLCRRCRRRRCSRLAPAPPHHGRSNRSLKQQQSMVSDKDIEEAARWPPPPSFQPPIEVIKAEQTAPLIMVEAARTSGETATSSGGSTRGWSTESGGSDAAEPEASRRGWGRRYTRRELEEATNRFAAENVLGEGGYGVVYKGILRDNTAVAIKNLHNNRGQAEKDFKVEVATIGRVRHKNLVSLLGYCEGACRLLVYEYMENSNLDKWLHHGDDEISPLTWDMRMHILLGTARGLAYLHEGLEPKIVHRDVKSSNILLDRHWNARVSDFGLAKLLCSERSYVTTRVMGTFGSVPFSMSSLRESTILFIDRHSLTNSPFSPVACRYVAPEYARTGMLNERSDVYSFGVLIMEIISGRTPVDYTRPAPEVNLVEWLKRMVAERRVEEVVDPRLPETPPPKVLKRAVLAALRCVDPDGGQRPTMGHVVHMLEDDLKFRDELQLARDLSPHASDSYEYEL, from the exons ATGAGCCAACCAAACCGACCACGAGAAgcttccacgccgccgccgccgcgcgcggccatggcgacccgtgtgaagccgccgccgccgtcgcgccccgTCGTCGCCAAGAGCCCCCCGCGCCGCcagccgcacccgccgccgccgccgccgccgccgctgccgcgccacgCGCTCCATCGGCAGCACGAgcgggagggggaggcgacGATGTCCGTGTGGAGCGTGGGGTTCATCAACGCCAGGCTGTCGCAGCGCACCCCCGTGCTCGGCCTCCGCCTCTGGGTCCTCGTcgctgccggcgccgcggcggccgtcgtCCTCGCGCTCCTCATCGTCGTCTGCCTCtgccggcgctgccgccgccggagatgcTCCCGCCTGGCCCCGGCTCCGCCGCACCACGGGAGGAGCAACCGGTCTCTCAAGCAGCAGCAGTCGATGGTGTCGGACAAGGACATCGAGGAGGCCGCCCGCtggcccccgccgccgtcgttccagcCGCCGATAGAGGTCATCAAGGCGGAGCAGACGGCGCCCCTGATCATGGTGGAGGCCGCGAGGACGAGCGGCGAGAcggcgacgagcagcggcgGGAGCACGCGCGGGTGGAGCACCgagagcggcggcagcgacgcggCGGAGCCCGAGGCGTCGCGGCGAGGGTGGGGACGGCGGTACACGCGCCGGGAGCTGGAGGAGGCCACGAACAGGTTCGCCGCCGAGAACGTGCTCGGCGAGGGCGGCTACGGCGTGGTCTACAAGGGCATCCTCCGCGACAACACCGCCGTCGCCATTAAGAATCTCCACAACAACAG GGGACAGGCAGAGAAGGATTTCAAGGTGGAGGTCGCGACGATCGGGCGTGTTCGGCACAAGAATCTGGTCAGCTTACTGGGGTATTGCGAGGGAGCTTGCAG GTTGCTTGTTTATGAGTATATGGAGAACAGCAATCTTGATAAGTGGCTGCACCATGGTGACGATGAAATCAGTCCACTCACCTGGGATATGAGAATGCATATACTTCTTGGAACAGCCAGAGG GTTGGCTTACCTTCACGAAGGCCTGGAGCCCAAGATTGTTCACCGAGACGTCAAATCCAGCAACATTCTTCTCGACCGGCACTGGAACGCCAGAGTATCAGATTTCGGGCTGGCCAAGCTCCTGTGCTCGGAGAGGTCCTACGTTACAACTCGTGTCATGGGAACATTTGGGTCAGTTCCATTTTCCATGTCTTCTCTAAGAGAGAGTACTATACTATTCATTGATCGGCATTCACTTACAAACTCTCCCTTCTCCCCTGTTGCATGCAGGTACGTTGCGCCTGAGTACGCAAGAACTGGGATGCTAAACGAGAGGAGCGACGTCTATAGCTTCGGGGTGCTCATCATGGAGATCATATCAGGCAGAACTCCTGTGGATTACACTAGGCCAGCACCAGAG GTGAACTTGGTTGAGTGGCTGAAGCGCATGGTCGCCGAGAggagggtggaggaggtggtggaccCCAGGCTGCCGGAGACGCCGCCGCCCAAGGTGCTGAagcgcgccgtcctcgccgcgctccggTGCGTCGACCCCGACGGCGGCCAGAGACCAACCATGGGGCACGTCGTCCATATGCTCGAAGATGACCTCAAATTCAGAGAT GAACTGCAGCTTGCGCGGGATCTGTCGCCTCACGCATCCGACAGTTACGAGTACGAGCTGTGA
- the LOC4349222 gene encoding protein SAR DEFICIENT 4, which yields MAAPPPPANQFVYIDAAALHSVLPFPSLISHLGAGLPAFAAGIHCPHRVSFPLPTAPSASLLLMPSWSAHPSLPYLALKAVTSFPANSPRLPSVHAAVSLFDSASGVPLASLDGSALTLLRTAAVSALAASLLASPTRPPSTLALAGAGALAPYLAEAHLSALPSISRILIWNRTKAKSAALAARLRDAHPGVAVEEADSMDEAVSAADVVSCATGSQEPIVRGELLKPGAHLDLVGSFTPAMRECDDEALRRGRVFIDFEAAMQEAGELVGALQRGVLRREDVAGTLAELAAGSVAGRRCDDEITVFKSVGTAVVDLLAAQLAYETYIATTTKKT from the coding sequence atggccgcgccgccgccgccggcgaaccaGTTCGTCTAcatcgacgcggcggcgctccacTCCGTCCTCCCCTTCCCGTCCCTGatctcccacctcggcgccggcctccccgccttcgccgccggcatCCACTGCCCGCACCGCGTCTCCTTCCCGCTCCCCACCGCGCCatccgcctccctcctcctcatgCCATCCTGGAGCGCGCACCCCTCGCTCCCCTACCTCGCGCTCAAGGCCGTCACCTCGTTTCCGGCCAActccccgcgcctcccctccgtccacgccgccgtctccctctTCGACTCCGCCTCCGGCGTCCCCCTCGCCTCCCTCGACGGCTCCGCGCTCACCCTcctccgcaccgccgccgtgtccgcgcTCGCCGCGTCCCTCCTGGCATCCCCCACCCGCCCGCCCTCCACcctcgcgctcgccggcgccggcgccctcgcGCCCTACCTCGCCGAAGCCCACCTCTCCGCCCTCCCGTCCATCTCCCGAATCCTCATCTGGAACCGCACCAAGGCCAaatccgccgcgctcgccgccaggCTCCGTGACGCGCACCCGGGGGTCGCCGTCGAGGAGGCGGACAGCATGGACGAGGCGGTGTCCGCGGCGGACGTCGTGAGCTGCGCGACGGGGTCGCAGGAGCCGATCGTGCGCGGGGAGCTACTGAAGCCCGGGGCGCACCTGGACCTCGTGGGCTCGTTCACGCCGGCGATGAGGGAGTGCGACGACGAGGCGCTGCGGCGGGGGAGGGTGTTCATCGACTTCGAGGCGGCGATGCAGGAGGCCGGAGAGCTGGTGGGCGCGCTCCAGCGCGGCGTGCTCCGGAGGGAGGACGTGGCCGGGACGCTCGCGGAGCTTGCCGCCGGGAGCGTGGCTGGGCGGCGCTGCGACGACGAGATCACGGTGTTCAAGTCCGTCGGGACGGCGGTGGTCGATCTTTTGGCGGCGCAGCTCGCCTACGAGACTTACATTGCTACAACCACCAAGAAGACATGA
- the LOC9270228 gene encoding uncharacterized protein codes for MGMLGLARIMSMKRRRRRRRRIQADGSSALDMGRKDSRSRSGSAKRRGPHLTLDRLPRDVLHQIIALLPMQDAARAACASRELLQSWRHYPELKFSAKTLAMDGQHNCIQGQMDSYIKRIDIALQNCTGGWVKRFRFELQFFHELSAHHINHWLDAAIPGIEELTLELPRDDKMKYKFPCKLLFEKGCSIQSLCLYSCAFHPDQGACSFRNLKRVYFSLVHITTEELWIFLYNSLSLEHLELGFCHKIACLKIPCTLQLLNFLRVRRCNMLQIIVSDAPNLSTFHYEGPLIQLSLGDSLQLKHVNISIYPWFNLFEYARKQLPTVAPNVETLFLMSANEAGIFYPLIFQPHGRFLHLKYLELVIVGPRNYGFGYQYTYLVTFLKASPVLETFILHV; via the exons ATGGGGATGCTGGGTCTGGCGAGGATCATGTCGATgaaacgccggcggcggcggcggcggcgaatccAGGCCG ATGGATCGAGTGCTTTAGACATGGGAAGAAAGGATTCACGCAGCAGGTCTGGAAGTGCCAAGAGGAGGGGACCACATCTCACACTGGACAGGCTCCCACGG GATGTGTTGCATCAGATAATTGCTCTCCTGCCAATGCAAGATGCTGCACGTGCTGCCTGTGCCTCACGAGAACTTTTACAGTCCTGGAGACATTATCCTGAGCTCAAATTCAGTGCCAAAACACTAGCCATGGATGGACAACACAATTGTATACAAGGTCAAATGGATTCATATATCAAGAGGATTGATATTGCTCTGCAAAACTGCACTGGTGGTTGGGTGAAGAGGTTTAGGTTTGAACTACAATTTTTTCATGAGTTGTCTGCCCATCATATCAACCATTGGCTTGATGCAGCTATCCCTGGGATCGAGGAGCTCACCCTAGAGCTGCCCCGGGATGATAAAATGAAATATAAATTCCCATGTAAACTCTTGTTTGAAAAGGGATGCTCAATTCAGTCTCTGTGTCTCTATTCCTGCGCTTTTCACCCTGATCAAGGAGCTTGTTCCTTCAGAAACTTGAAGAGAGTGTACTTTAGCTTGGTGCATATCACCACAGAAGAACTATGGATCTTTCTTTATAATTCTCTTAGTCTAGAGCATCTGGAACTTGGGTTTTGCCATAAGATAGCTTGCCTTAAAATACCTTGCACACTGCAGCTGCTTAATTTCTTGCGGGTCAGACGATGCAACATGCTGCAGATAATAGTGAGTGATGCTCCTAATCTCTCCACCTTTCACTATGAAGGGCCCCTAATACAGTTGTCACTTGGAGATTCACTGCAACTGAAGCATGTAAACATATCAATCTACCCTTGgtttaatttgtttgaatatGCTCGCAAGCAGCTTCCAACAGTTGCCCCGAACGTTGAAACTCTGTTCCTGATGTCTGCGAATGAGGCTGGTATTTTCTATCCACTCATATTTCAGCCGCATGGAAGATTCCTGCACCTCAAGTATCTGGAGCTTGTGATTGTTGGACCAAGGAATTATGGCTTTGGCTATCAGTACACTTATCTGGTTACTTTCCTCAAAGCTTCTCCTGTGTTGGAAACTTTTATCTTGCACGTATGA